In one window of Macrobrachium rosenbergii isolate ZJJX-2024 chromosome 11, ASM4041242v1, whole genome shotgun sequence DNA:
- the LOC136843561 gene encoding uncharacterized protein: protein MISESSYRRNEGHSDELSLRFPESTLENVFIHNFQHTDTTGSLHFLRNERQRRSSRGISSDIDYRENLYNRENSNKDEDDEILVDHQQVTSGLTSDHRSYAYGVGLRNECGHKKGDFIWDRERKKETRRTSKQATNRQEYLAAGKRSNSDQ from the exons ATGATATCAG AATCTTCTTATCGAAGGAACGAAGGACATAGTGATGAATTATCATTGCGTTTTCCGGAAAGTACTTTAGAAAACGTcttcatccataattttcaacATACGGACACAACAGGAAGCCTTCACTTTCTAAGAAACGAAAGGCAGAGGAGAAGTTCGCGGGGGATTTCCTCAGACATTGATTACAGGGAAAACTTGTATAACAGAGAAAACAGTAATAAGGACGAAGATGATGAAATACTTGTCGACCACCAGCAAGTTACAAGTGGACTGACTTCTGACCATAGATCTTACGCGTATGGTGTTGGACTAAGG AACGAGTGTGGCCACAAGAAAGGCGATTTTATTTGGGAtcgagagaggaagaaggaaacaagACGCACATCAAAACAGGCAACGAACAGACAGGAGTACCTGGCAGCGGGCAAAAGAAGCAACAGTGATCAGTGA